Proteins found in one Plectropomus leopardus isolate mb chromosome 9, YSFRI_Pleo_2.0, whole genome shotgun sequence genomic segment:
- the arl9 gene encoding ADP-ribosylation factor-like protein 9 yields the protein MSGLRLAGALGASAALAAGLTYLIWNYASSSRDKKRETPPEEDGGRGREGGEGDGEQRSEETPAEATGQSKPAESTGTQVLVLGLDGAGKTSLLSCIATGCLERDVEPTQGFNAVSISRDDLHVEFLEIGGKQELRQYWQRYMSRALLLVFVVDSSDSQLFSVAKRLLHELLTFDPQLPLMVLANKQDLPGACSITDLHDALSLSEVGDRRLYLIGTYVKKGEAELSSGVQDARDMIIQMVCDGR from the exons ATGTCCGGGTTGAGACTCGCCGGAGCCCTCGGAGCCTCCGCGGCTCTGGCGGCTGGACTCACCTATCTGATCTGGAACTACGCGTCCTCCTCCCGGGACAAGAAGCGTGAAACACCGCCGGAGGAAGACGGCGGAAGAGGccgggagggaggagagggagatggGGAGCAGAGGAGCGAGGAGACGCCGGCTGAAGCGACTGGACAG TCCAAACCTGCAGAGTCCACGGGGACTCAGGTTCTGGTTCTGGGTCTGGACGGAGCCGGTAAGACCAGCCTGCTGTCCTGTATAGCCACCGGGTGCCTGGAGCGGGACGTGGAGCCGACGCAGGGCTTCAACGCCGTGTCCATCAGCAGAGACGACCTGCACGTCGAGTTTCTGGAGA tcGGAGGTAAGCAGGAGCTGCGTCAGTACTGGCAGAGGTACATGTCTCGAGctctgctgctggtgtttgtgGTCGACTCGTCTGACTCGCAGCTTTTCTCCGTCGCTAAGAGGCTTCTTCACGAgctgctgacctttgacccccagCTGCCTTTAATGGTCCTGGCCAACAAACAG GACCTTCCAGGAGCCTGCAGCATCACCGACCTCCACGACGCTCTGTCCCTCTCCGAGGTCGGAGACCGCAGGTTGTACCTCATCGGCACTTACGTGAAGAAGGGCGAGGCGGAGCTCAGCTCAGGCGTCCAGGACGCGCGGGACATGATCATCCAGATGGTTTGTGACGGCAGATAA
- the hopx gene encoding homeodomain-only protein, which yields MTSKDMDSMNLSGYQSNVLEENFKKVRHPAGTELMLIAAEAGLSEEETKKWFSLRNAQWRQKEGLPAELRSVLDLS from the exons ATGACCTCTAAAGATATGGACAGTATGAATCTGTCGGGGTACCAGAGCAATGTGCTGgaggaaaattttaaaaaagtcagacaTCCGGCCGGGACGGAGCTCATGCTGATCGCTGCGGAGGCCGGGCTGtcagaggaggagacaaaa AAATGGTTCAGCCTACGTAACGCACAGTGGCGGCAGAAGGAGGGTCTTCCGGCTGAACTGAGATCAGTGTTGGACCTGTCCTGA
- the LOC121948347 gene encoding snRNA-activating protein complex subunit 1-like, with protein sequence MPRVPPIYSDFFYAPLTEDVEELLARFQQTDSVRYEVFSAIWREMGFSDVFIGITSMAEMKRFCRVALATAVKYFLPPYSYQIRVGGLYLMFGLYHTQLAAPPVKIRLALRDWGLIQKFVKDSAEAEHHDVVYIFEKLAASKAIHYTAMSHVLTFQKQRKPKKEPVCAEFLGRSTAIQELLSAEILEELNNIQSQYEKLKEVTVKVSCQATMTHRDFAAGLKECMSEFIAWQQKTFSKDNKDKKSRDDDDDEEEDEEDEEEEKPTESSSSRAKLVSAIKQKSYGNYQEASKSRRHRQAKTVDSSSGAEQVQETVGLHRKKRPPSLRARTWKSLGVTAKESKLQNWLLSAPEQQEKLPVKRTNQTAPFKG encoded by the coding sequence ATGCCTCGCGTGCCGCCTATTTACTCTGATTTCTTCTACGCTCCTCTGACTGAAGACGTGGAGGAACTCCTGGCTCGTTTCCAGCAGACTGACTCCGTCCGGTACGAGGTGTTTTCGGCCATCTGGAGGGAGATGGGCTTCTCTGACGTCTTCATAGGTATCACCAGCATGGCTGAGATGAAGAGATTCTGCAGAGTGGCGCTGGCCACAGCCGTGAAGTACTTCCTGCCTCCGTACAGCTACCAGATCCGAGTGGGAGGCCTGTATTTGATGTTTGGTTTGTACCACACTCAGCTCGCAGCTCCGCCGGTGAAGATCAGACTCGCTCTGAGGGACTGGGGTCTGATTCAGAAGTTTGTGAAGGACTCTGCGGAGGCTGAGCACCACGATGTCGTTTACATCTTTGAGAAGCTTGCTGCGAGCAAAGCCATACACTACACCGCCATGTCTCATGTTCTCACCTTCCAGAAGCAGAGGAAGCCGAAGAAGGAGCCCGTGTGCGCAGAGTTTCTCGGGAGGAGCACGGCGATCCAGGAGCTCCTCTCTGCCGAAATCCTGGAGGAGCTGAACAACATCCAGAGCCAGTACGAGAAGCTGAAGGAGGTGACGGTGAAGGTCAGCTGCCAGGCCACCATGACACATCGAGACTTTGCCGCCGGCCTGAAAGAGTGCATGTCAGAGTTCATCGCCTGGCAACAGAAGACTTTCTCAAAGGACAACAAAGACAAGAAGTCtcgtgatgatgatgatgatgaggaggaggacgaggaggacgaggaggaggagaagccaACGgagtccagcagcagcagagccaaaCTCGTGTCCGCCATCAAGCAGAAGAGCTACGGAAACTACCAGGAGGCGTCCAAGTCCAGGAGACACCGGCAGGCCAAGACGGTGGACTCCAGCTCAGGGGCAGAGCAAGTCCAGGAGACTGTGGGTCTGCACCGAAAAAAGAGGCCTCCCTCGCTGCGGGCTCGCACCTGGAAGAGTCTCGGGGTGACGGCGAAGGAGAGCAAGCTCCAGAACTGGCTGCTGAGCGCTCCGGAGCAGCAGGAGAAGCTGCCGGTGAAGAGGACCAACCAGACGGCTCCTTTCAAAGGATGA